A portion of the Bifidobacterium lemurum genome contains these proteins:
- a CDS encoding ABC transporter ATP-binding protein, with amino-acid sequence MPQDAGVSMQGAGEGSVICAADHASFRYAAAGDDYALRDATLAIRQGECVVLCGQSGCGKTTLTRLFNGLVPSFFAGELTGSQRTCGLDAASTPIDVFTPLVGSVFQNPKTQYFNANTTDELTFACENMGLPSEEIRRRVESVARRFDVTHLLDRSVFHLSGGQKQRIAIAAATVLDPKVVVLDEPTSNLDASAIDDMRHAIERMKTDGLTVIVAEHRLAWLTGVADRYVVFEHGHVTHDLPASEFLALPQERIRALGLRALDLTPYRRRIERKLHNDDLAAPADRSSVDAASARERSRPKRGETILRTENLCVGYRKRDAFSRAIPDLELRSGEITGLMGRNGCGKTTLVRTLTGLIKPLSGRISLDGRPARPATLTRAGFLVMQDVNYQLFSDSVREELLLGLDETDPQVAARCERLLRELDLAELADRHPMSLSGGQKQRTAIASAMMCGKRLVVLDEPTSGLDRLHMEQVGALLRRLADTGTAVLVVTHDEELAADWCDRIIDLESTTPSSKEES; translated from the coding sequence ATCTGCGCCGCCGACCATGCGTCCTTCCGTTATGCCGCCGCCGGCGACGACTATGCGCTGCGCGACGCGACGCTTGCCATCCGCCAAGGCGAATGCGTGGTGCTGTGCGGTCAGAGCGGATGCGGCAAAACCACGCTCACCCGCCTGTTCAATGGCTTGGTGCCTTCGTTCTTCGCCGGCGAGCTCACCGGCTCGCAGCGCACCTGCGGACTCGATGCGGCGTCCACTCCGATCGACGTGTTCACACCATTGGTGGGCAGCGTGTTCCAGAACCCCAAAACGCAGTATTTCAACGCGAACACCACCGACGAACTGACCTTCGCCTGCGAGAACATGGGGCTGCCGTCCGAGGAGATTCGCCGTCGCGTGGAGTCCGTCGCGCGGCGTTTCGATGTGACGCATCTGCTGGACCGCAGCGTCTTCCACCTGTCGGGCGGGCAGAAGCAACGTATCGCCATCGCGGCGGCCACGGTGCTCGACCCCAAAGTGGTGGTGTTGGACGAGCCGACCAGCAACCTCGACGCTTCAGCCATCGACGATATGCGCCATGCGATCGAAAGGATGAAGACGGATGGATTGACCGTGATCGTCGCCGAACACCGACTCGCCTGGCTGACCGGCGTCGCCGACCGGTACGTGGTCTTCGAGCATGGGCACGTCACGCACGATCTGCCCGCGAGCGAATTCCTCGCATTGCCGCAGGAGCGGATCCGCGCCTTGGGACTGCGCGCGTTGGATCTCACGCCATATCGCCGACGGATCGAACGAAAGCTCCATAATGACGACCTTGCCGCCCCAGCCGACCGCTCATCCGTCGATGCGGCGTCCGCCCGTGAGCGCTCGCGCCCCAAGCGCGGCGAAACCATATTGCGCACGGAAAACCTATGCGTCGGCTATCGCAAACGCGACGCGTTCAGCCGCGCCATCCCGGACCTCGAGCTGCGTTCCGGTGAGATCACCGGTCTGATGGGACGCAACGGCTGCGGCAAAACCACGTTGGTGCGCACGCTCACAGGCCTGATCAAACCGCTTTCCGGCCGAATCTCGCTCGACGGCCGACCCGCGCGTCCCGCCACGCTGACCCGCGCCGGATTCCTCGTGATGCAGGACGTGAACTATCAGCTGTTCAGCGACAGCGTACGCGAGGAGCTCCTGCTCGGATTGGACGAAACCGACCCGCAAGTCGCCGCCCGCTGCGAACGGCTGCTGCGCGAGCTCGACCTTGCCGAATTGGCCGACCGTCATCCGATGAGCCTGTCGGGCGGGCAGAAGCAACGTACGGCCATCGCCTCGGCGATGATGTGCGGCAAACGGCTGGTCGTGCTGGACGAGCCGACCAGCGGACTCGACCGCTTGCATATGGAACAGGTCGGCGCGCTGCTGCGACGTCTGGCCGACACCGGCA